From Hartmannibacter diazotrophicus, a single genomic window includes:
- a CDS encoding DUF3280 domain-containing protein — MRHVLLSRAVAGLLFLSLLLPTAVEAAEPQKIAIFDIELLNTSLEKTTDAENNRLTMMGDMLRDYYRANPGFEVVDTPELRAAGRQNNLQSCGGCDTRIAGEAGADLSMTGVVQKVSNLILSFTLYIRSTETGKLVEVAGTDIRGNTDESWQHGIKWLARNRLHVLPAK; from the coding sequence TTGCGTCATGTCCTGTTGTCGAGGGCCGTTGCCGGCCTTCTGTTTCTGTCACTTCTTCTGCCCACGGCCGTCGAGGCGGCCGAACCCCAGAAAATCGCCATCTTCGATATCGAGTTGCTGAACACCAGCCTGGAAAAGACCACCGATGCCGAAAACAACCGGCTCACCATGATGGGGGACATGCTGCGGGACTATTACCGGGCCAATCCGGGCTTCGAAGTGGTCGATACCCCTGAACTTCGCGCGGCCGGTCGCCAGAACAATCTTCAGTCCTGCGGTGGCTGCGACACCAGGATCGCCGGTGAGGCGGGCGCCGACTTGTCCATGACCGGCGTGGTCCAGAAGGTCTCGAACCTGATCCTCTCCTTCACGCTCTACATCCGTTCCACCGAGACCGGAAAACTCGTCGAGGTTGCCGGCACCGATATCCGCGGCAACACCGACGAGAGCTGGCAGCACGGCATCAAGTGGCTGGCACGCAATCGACTTCACGTTCTGCCCGCAAAGTGA
- a CDS encoding ABC transporter ATP-binding protein produces the protein MVDTALEEADGIALDITGLSYAYGARKALDNVSFTVRSGRFTALLGPNGAGKSTLFSLITRLFDTREGSISIAGKSLHDHGASALSPLGVVFQQTTLDLDLSVRQNLRYFARLRGMSMRDANRRIEEELTRFDMADRAKEKVRNLNGGHRRRVEIARALLHDPQVVLLDEPTVGLDVPSRKAIVEYVHQLARERGIALLWATHLIDEIRSDDDLVVLHQGRVVDKGRTSDVIARSGAADLDGAFARLTGRPPANEIPAGDAP, from the coding sequence ATGGTGGATACGGCGCTCGAAGAGGCCGACGGGATAGCGCTGGACATCACCGGGCTGTCCTATGCGTATGGCGCGCGCAAGGCGCTCGACAACGTCAGCTTCACGGTTCGCTCCGGCCGCTTCACCGCCTTGCTCGGTCCGAATGGCGCGGGAAAATCGACCCTTTTTTCGCTGATCACGCGCCTCTTCGATACCCGCGAGGGCTCGATCTCCATCGCCGGAAAGAGCCTGCACGACCATGGCGCCTCGGCGCTCAGCCCGCTCGGCGTCGTCTTCCAGCAGACGACCCTCGATCTCGATCTCAGCGTCCGGCAGAACCTTCGCTATTTCGCGCGCCTGCGCGGCATGTCGATGCGCGATGCCAACCGGCGCATCGAGGAGGAATTGACGCGCTTCGACATGGCCGACCGGGCGAAGGAAAAGGTGCGCAACCTGAACGGCGGTCATCGCCGCCGTGTCGAGATCGCCCGCGCGCTGCTGCATGATCCTCAGGTGGTGCTGCTCGACGAGCCGACGGTGGGCCTCGATGTGCCGAGCCGCAAGGCGATCGTCGAGTATGTTCATCAGCTTGCCCGCGAACGCGGCATCGCGCTGCTCTGGGCGACGCATCTGATCGATGAAATTCGATCCGACGACGATCTCGTCGTGCTGCATCAGGGCAGGGTGGTCGACAAGGGCCGGACGTCGGACGTCATCGCCCGCTCCGGTGCCGCCGACCTCGATGGCGCCTTCGCCAGGCTGACCGGCCGGCCGCCGGCCAACGAGATCCCGGCGGGAGACGCCCCATGA
- a CDS encoding DUF3563 family protein: MFGPIKKLRKAVHDFRTYDPEMAYISQATDMVDLERRQREVDAGKFRQKYYY; encoded by the coding sequence ATGTTCGGACCGATCAAGAAGTTGCGCAAAGCCGTGCACGACTTCCGGACCTACGACCCGGAAATGGCCTATATCAGCCAAGCCACCGACATGGTCGACCTGGAACGCCGCCAGCGCGAAGTCGACGCCGGCAAGTTCCGCCAGAAGTACTACTATTGA
- a CDS encoding ABC transporter permease has protein sequence MSWIVYLRAFVGIVLREILRFLQQRERFFSALVRPLVWLLVFAAGFRAVLGIAIQPPYQTYITYDVYIIPGLIAMIQLFNGMQSSLSMVYDREMGSMRVLLTTPLPRWFLLVAKLFAGTAVSVIQVYAFLAVSALFGTKFPFWGYVSVLPVMILTGLMLGALGMFLSSTIKQLENFAGVMNFVIFPTFFLSSALYPLWRMRESSYVVWQICSANPFTYAVEALRFGLYAKVDPLALAIVLGALLVFLAGAIWGYNPTRGFTARKAGGS, from the coding sequence ATGAGCTGGATCGTCTATCTCCGCGCCTTCGTCGGCATCGTGCTGAGGGAAATCCTGCGCTTCCTGCAGCAGCGCGAGCGCTTCTTTTCCGCCCTCGTGCGGCCGCTCGTCTGGCTTCTCGTCTTTGCCGCCGGCTTTCGCGCCGTGCTCGGCATCGCGATCCAGCCGCCCTATCAGACGTATATCACCTACGACGTCTACATCATCCCCGGGCTGATCGCGATGATCCAGCTCTTCAACGGCATGCAGTCCTCGCTCTCCATGGTCTACGATCGTGAGATGGGATCGATGCGCGTGCTGCTGACGACCCCCTTGCCGCGCTGGTTCCTGCTGGTCGCGAAACTCTTCGCCGGCACGGCCGTCTCGGTGATCCAGGTCTATGCCTTCCTGGCGGTTTCGGCGCTCTTCGGCACCAAGTTCCCCTTCTGGGGCTATGTTTCGGTGCTGCCGGTGATGATCCTCACCGGGCTCATGCTCGGGGCGCTCGGCATGTTCCTGTCGTCGACCATCAAGCAGCTTGAGAATTTTGCCGGAGTGATGAACTTCGTCATCTTCCCGACCTTCTTTCTGTCGTCGGCCCTCTATCCGCTCTGGCGCATGCGGGAATCGAGCTACGTCGTCTGGCAGATCTGTTCGGCCAATCCCTTCACCTATGCGGTCGAGGCCTTGCGTTTCGGCCTATATGCCAAGGTGGATCCGCTGGCGCTGGCCATTGTTCTCGGGGCCCTGCTGGTCTTCCTGGCCGGCGCCATCTGGGGTTACAACCCGACGCGCGGATTCACCGCCCGCAAGGCCGGCGGAAGCTGA